In the Fusarium oxysporum f. sp. lycopersici 4287 chromosome 9, whole genome shotgun sequence genome, one interval contains:
- a CDS encoding choline dehydrogenase, with the protein MRHAFFAGLLAAPASVCAVALTGYEYIVVGSGAGGGPLAARLALAGHKTLLIEAGDDYASLNYTVPAYSANASEDPEISWNFFVRHYADDERQARDYKTTYDTPDGEYTGLNPPEGAEIKGTLYPRTQALGGCTAHNALIAVYPHQSDFEYIASLTGDDSWSADNMRKYFVKAEDNNYRPAGEAGHGYDGWLSTETAPLSIPLNDEQLLSILSGGAVALSEMTGKNITMDGLIADDANADTLARDQEPGFYQIPLSTKDASRIGPRELILSVRDAKHPNGTKKYPLDVRTNCYVTKVTFDDSKPPRANGVEFLDGKHLYKASPLATGAAGTPGNATASREVVVAGGVYNTPQILKLSGIGPADELKKFDIPVISDLPGVGTNLQDHYEISVQGTLENNFTSFDGCTFGLFTDEDPCVDRWRAPVDGDHGIYSSSGLAASMFYKSSTAEKDNFDIFAFGGPVNFRGYFPQYAVNATIEHNWFSWAILKAHPRNNAGEVLLQSADPLDMPAITFNYFDTGNGDYSADLQALYEAVELTRSALASQAVNVTEVLPGADVTSQKDIETYVKDVAWGHHASSTCPIGADDDKMAVLDSKFRVRGVAGLRVVDASVYPRIPGTFTAVSTYMVAEKAADIMLAELEE; encoded by the coding sequence ATGAGACACGCCTTCTTTGCCGGCCTTCTGGCCGCCCCAGCTTCCGTGTGCGCCGTTGCCCTCACAGGCTACGAGTACATCGTCGTTGGGTCAGGTGCTGGAGGAGGACCTCTGGCTGCTCGCCTCGCATTGGCTGGTCACAAGACCCTTCTCATCGAAGCTGGTGACGACTACGCCTCGCTCAACTACACCGTCCCTGCCTACTCTGCCAATGCTTCTGAGGATCCCGAGATCTCGTGGAACTTCTTTGTTCGTCACTACGCTGACGATGAGCGACAAGCCCGTGACTACAAGACCACTTACGATACGCCCGACGGGGAGTACACTGGTCTTAACCCTCCTGAGGGCGCTGAGATCAAGGGTACTCTGTACCCCCGCACTCAAGCTCTGGGTGGCTGCACGGCTCACAATGCTTTGATCGCTGTTTACCCTCACCAGTCTGACTTTGAGTATATTGCCTCTCTCACCGGTGATGATTCGTGGTCAGCGGATAACATGCGAAAGTACTttgtcaaggctgaggacaACAACTACCGCCCTGCTGGCGAGGCTGGCCACGGCTACGATGGCTGGCTCAGCACTGAGACTGCTCCCCTCAGCATTCCTCTCAACGACGAGCAGCTTCTGAGCATCCTCAGCGGAGGCGCCGTTGCTCTGTCCGAGATGACTGGAAAGAACATCACCATGGATGGTCTGATTGCCGACGATGCCAACGCCGACACTCTGGCTCGTGATCAGGAGCCTGGCTTCTACCAGATCCCTCTGTCTACCAAGGACGCTAGCCGTATCGGACCCCGTGAGCTCATCCTCTCTGTCCGCGATGCCAAGCACCCCAACGGTACCAAGAAGTATCCTCTTGATGTCCGAACCAACTGCTACGTCACCAAGGTCACATTCGATGACTCCAAGCCTCCTCGTGCCAATGGCGTTGAGTTCCTCGACGGCAAGCATCTCTACAAGGCCAGCCCCCTTGCTACCGGTGCTGCTGGTACTCCCGGCAATGCCACTGCTTCTCGCGAGGTTGTCGTTGCTGGCGGTGTTTACAACACTCCCCAGATCCTCAAGCTTAGCGGTATCGGACCTGCtgatgagctgaagaagttCGATATCCCCGTTATTTCTGATCTTCCTGGTGTCGGTACCAACCTGCAGGACCACTACGAGATCTCTGTCCAGGGAACTCTCGAGAACAACTTCACATCCTTCGATGGCTGCACCTTCGGCCTCTTCACTGATGAGGACCCCTGTGTCGACCGCTGGAGAGCTCCCGTTGATGGTGATCACGGCATCTACTCCTCTTCCGGCCTTGCTGCCTCCATGTTCTACAAGAGCTCCACTGCTGAGAAGGACAACTTTGACATCTTCGCCTTCGGTGGTCCCGTCAACTTCAGAGGATACTTCCCCCAGTACGCTGTCAACGCCACCATCGAGCACAACTGGTTCTCATGGGCCATCCTCAAGGCTCACCCTCGCAACAACGCCGGCGAGGTCCTCCTCCAGTCTGCCGATCCTCTCGACATGCCTGCCATCACCTTCAACTACTTTGACACCGGAAACGGTGACTACTCTGCTGATCTCCAGGCCTTGTACGAGGCCGTCGAGCTTACCCGAAGCGCACTGGCCAGCCAGGCTGTCAATGTCACTGAGGTTCTCCCTGGTGCTGATGTTACTTCTCAGAAGGACATTGAGACATATGTCAAGGATGTTGCTTGGGGTCACCACGCTTCCTCTACTTGCCCCattggtgctgatgatgacAAGATGGCGGTTCTCGACTCCAAGTTCCGAGTTCGAGGTGTCGCTGGTCTTcgtgttgttgatgcttcGGTTTATCCTCGCATCCCCGGTACCTTTACAGCTGTGTCGACCTACAtggttgctgagaaggctgccgaCATCATGCtggctgagcttgaggaatag